One Alicyclobacillus acidoterrestris DNA window includes the following coding sequences:
- a CDS encoding DUF3644 domain-containing protein, giving the protein MIEHHSRDRIEFELFENGLDFILSALEHLRETPSDRNIKYGVLHLSSGIELVLKTRLLQEHWTLVFENPKNATKQQFDSGDFPSVDFDTCISRLINVCQLNWLDNARKNLKSFRDIRNRIEHFGISDSIEAITSLAAKSLSVVLDFIASDINQDLVSEHEEDIDNIRRDLVNFEKFVKHRIGRIKSDLKPEDTIIECPRCRQAFNPDFDD; this is encoded by the coding sequence ATGATCGAACATCACTCGCGCGATAGGATTGAATTCGAGTTATTCGAAAACGGACTTGACTTTATTCTGTCTGCTTTAGAACACTTGAGAGAAACACCATCTGATCGAAATATTAAGTACGGTGTACTTCATTTAAGTTCTGGAATCGAACTTGTGCTCAAAACCCGATTACTTCAAGAGCATTGGACGCTCGTATTTGAAAATCCAAAGAATGCAACAAAACAGCAATTCGATTCAGGTGATTTCCCGAGTGTTGATTTCGATACCTGCATCAGCCGACTCATTAACGTTTGTCAATTAAACTGGTTAGATAATGCACGGAAAAATTTGAAATCATTTCGTGACATTAGAAATCGAATAGAACATTTTGGTATCAGCGATTCCATAGAAGCAATTACTTCATTAGCCGCAAAATCCTTGTCTGTAGTTCTCGACTTTATCGCTAGCGATATAAATCAAGACTTAGTTAGTGAACACGAAGAGGATATAGATAATATAAGACGTGATTTAGTGAATTTTGAAAAATTTGTGAAGCACCGAATTGGACGTATAAAGTCAGATCTAAAACCGGAAGATACGATAATTGAATGCCCAAGATGCAGACAAGCTTTTAACCCGGATTTCGACGATTAG
- a CDS encoding transposase — protein MPGRKWTVDEKMNIVLEGMVPGANISEVCRQHGVAQSLYYKWRDAFLAGGRAGLQSGPSTREQELEKQLQEAMSKIGEQAMEIDVLRKKSNWGRK, from the coding sequence ATGCCAGGACGTAAGTGGACTGTGGACGAGAAAATGAACATTGTGTTGGAAGGGATGGTTCCCGGGGCGAATATCAGCGAGGTTTGCCGACAGCATGGTGTGGCCCAAAGTCTGTATTACAAGTGGCGTGACGCATTTCTGGCTGGTGGACGAGCAGGGCTTCAGTCAGGTCCTTCTACCCGGGAGCAGGAGTTGGAGAAGCAGTTGCAGGAAGCCATGAGCAAAATTGGCGAGCAAGCTATGGAAATCGATGTGTTGCGAAAAAAATCGAACTGGGGCCGGAAGTAA
- a CDS encoding fatty acid desaturase — MKNIHSNEELRISWKEQLAPFQKSDTKKSIWQVINTVVPFLSLWTFAYLSLSISIWLGIAIAVVASGFFIRLFIIFHDCGHHSFFKSRRANEIVGIITGILTFFPYHQWKYEHAVHHATSGDLGRRGTGDMWTLTVKEYEQLPFVKRMVYRVYRNPFVMFGIGPIHLFFNQYRFNRRGAGRKERVNTHITNFTLIAILTALSFILGWKGVLLVEGPILYLAGVIGIWLFYVQHQFEHTYFEESDKWDYVNAALQGSSFYKLPKILQWLTGNIGYHHVHHLGPRVPNYHLQKAHESTDLFRNVPSVTLTSSLGALRYRLWDEDSHRFVAFNEVAIDNRNKSSIRLDR; from the coding sequence ATGAAAAATATTCATAGTAACGAGGAATTGCGGATTAGTTGGAAAGAGCAGCTTGCTCCATTTCAAAAATCGGATACCAAGAAAAGTATCTGGCAAGTTATCAACACTGTTGTGCCATTTTTGTCGCTTTGGACATTCGCGTATTTAAGTTTATCGATATCTATCTGGCTAGGGATTGCCATTGCAGTTGTAGCATCTGGGTTCTTTATTCGCCTCTTTATCATTTTCCACGATTGCGGACACCATTCTTTCTTCAAAAGCCGAAGAGCCAACGAGATAGTTGGGATTATAACAGGGATTCTGACTTTCTTTCCATATCATCAGTGGAAGTACGAACACGCCGTCCACCATGCTACCAGTGGTGACTTGGGACGACGAGGAACCGGGGATATGTGGACATTAACAGTCAAGGAATATGAACAATTGCCCTTTGTCAAGAGGATGGTTTATCGGGTATATCGAAATCCCTTCGTCATGTTTGGCATCGGCCCTATCCATCTTTTCTTCAACCAGTATCGATTCAATCGAAGAGGCGCTGGAAGAAAAGAACGTGTAAATACACACATAACCAATTTCACGCTCATTGCCATTTTAACCGCGCTTAGTTTCATCCTCGGATGGAAAGGCGTACTCCTTGTTGAAGGTCCTATTCTTTACCTCGCAGGGGTAATAGGAATTTGGTTGTTTTACGTCCAGCATCAGTTTGAGCACACATATTTTGAAGAATCGGATAAATGGGATTATGTTAATGCTGCATTGCAGGGAAGCTCCTTTTATAAATTGCCGAAGATACTGCAATGGCTAACTGGAAACATCGGATATCACCACGTTCATCATTTGGGCCCGAGGGTGCCGAATTACCATCTCCAGAAAGCACATGAAAGCACGGACTTGTTCCGCAACGTTCCATCTGTCACCTTAACCTCCAGTCTTGGAGCTCTGCGTTACCGATTGTGGGATGAAGACAGTCATCGATTTGTCGCGTTCAACGAAGTTGCGATTGACAATCGGAACAAATCCTCTATTCGACTCGACCGTTAA
- a CDS encoding IS1380 family transposase — translation MKQYNHTRSQFARKSSTIHTRYDLNAATSFGGASGLIDFVLGTGIDREFWVHGLRKGRNTQFHMDDIALTVIFGSLLGQERIFHFEDIEQDPLLKLKLDVPKLPDTTLLYKDLKRLGSDAGIKAIRSAHRQILRSLLPKGQGIVVDIDSSVETVYGAQQQSAVGYNPHHHGRASFHPLLAFDSLTGCCLYDELRSGDAHTSDGFADFYKAMKDQLPDGVNIRAVRMDKGFTGEKVFQILEQDQRDYVIKLKWTKRLAQLAQAPNLLWHCITESDREHCDVTSIMYQATSWDRPRRVVIVRRLDIDPQECLCADWLWEYEAIATTFDWSGEDVWHFYNFRGNAENHIKEAKYGFAIDRFSSQNFDANKALQGLKLLAYNLLLLYKHVALQPGVRQWTAGRLRRRLFHLPGILVRHARQWSIRLPVYAKHRSLIMLHAAT, via the coding sequence GTGAAACAATATAATCATACACGAAGTCAGTTTGCTCGTAAAAGCTCTACAATTCATACTCGCTACGATTTGAATGCCGCCACCTCCTTTGGCGGTGCAAGTGGTCTCATAGATTTCGTTTTGGGAACGGGTATTGACAGGGAGTTTTGGGTACATGGATTACGCAAGGGCAGAAACACCCAGTTCCACATGGACGATATTGCTCTGACCGTCATTTTCGGTTCCTTGCTGGGTCAGGAACGGATTTTCCACTTTGAGGACATCGAACAAGATCCCCTGTTGAAGCTGAAGTTGGACGTGCCGAAACTGCCTGATACGACTCTGTTGTATAAGGATCTGAAGCGGCTCGGTTCCGACGCTGGCATCAAAGCGATACGTTCGGCGCATAGACAAATCCTAAGGTCACTTCTCCCCAAAGGACAAGGCATCGTGGTCGATATCGACTCCTCTGTAGAGACTGTTTATGGCGCGCAGCAACAGTCCGCTGTTGGATATAATCCACACCATCACGGACGAGCGAGTTTCCATCCCTTGCTGGCGTTTGATTCACTCACTGGTTGTTGTCTCTATGATGAGTTGCGCTCTGGTGACGCCCATACATCAGATGGATTTGCGGATTTCTACAAGGCGATGAAAGACCAGTTGCCGGATGGCGTCAACATTCGTGCCGTCCGCATGGATAAAGGGTTTACCGGAGAAAAAGTGTTTCAGATATTGGAGCAAGATCAGCGGGATTACGTCATCAAACTGAAGTGGACCAAGCGACTCGCACAGTTGGCGCAAGCGCCAAATCTCCTCTGGCACTGCATCACAGAGAGTGACCGGGAACATTGTGACGTTACTTCCATCATGTATCAGGCAACATCCTGGGACAGGCCTCGGCGGGTCGTGATTGTGCGTCGCTTAGACATTGACCCCCAGGAGTGCCTGTGTGCGGATTGGCTCTGGGAATACGAGGCGATTGCCACAACGTTTGACTGGAGCGGCGAGGATGTATGGCACTTCTATAACTTTCGTGGTAACGCTGAGAATCACATCAAGGAAGCCAAATATGGATTTGCCATTGACCGATTCTCCAGCCAGAATTTCGATGCCAACAAAGCGCTGCAAGGTCTAAAGCTACTTGCGTATAATCTACTCCTGCTGTACAAGCACGTCGCGCTTCAACCAGGGGTGCGACAGTGGACCGCCGGACGGCTCAGACGAAGACTATTCCATCTACCTGGGATTCTAGTGCGTCATGCACGCCAGTGGAGCATTCGTCTTCCCGTGTATGCAAAGCATCGGTCGTTGATCATGCTTCATGCCGCCACGTAG
- a CDS encoding M23 family metallopeptidase, with amino-acid sequence MRWPWKVTADYGAIDTAHKTPHIGVDLAAPEDSPVHAFSGGVVDHISHEGPKGFGNAVWIREPDGYRIVYGHLDKVKAYAGERIHKDDVIGLSGNTGESTGPHLHVGVMAPDGKWVNPDDYFSPWHNWLHLSSNRIKNEESDIVIGRIEHIIESVLSGLMQDFGEWALHHIAPVALLICAVSFLGIIVGMVKPRRWAFYSGLIATIGYRMGWSS; translated from the coding sequence ATGAGATGGCCTTGGAAAGTAACGGCGGACTATGGTGCCATTGACACTGCACACAAGACGCCTCATATCGGTGTTGACCTAGCGGCTCCCGAAGACTCGCCCGTCCATGCCTTCTCTGGTGGCGTAGTTGATCACATCTCGCATGAAGGACCAAAAGGGTTTGGCAACGCAGTATGGATACGTGAGCCTGACGGATATCGGATCGTCTATGGGCATCTAGATAAGGTCAAAGCCTATGCCGGGGAACGCATCCACAAAGACGATGTGATCGGGCTGTCAGGCAACACCGGGGAATCAACGGGTCCGCATCTGCATGTTGGCGTTATGGCCCCGGACGGTAAATGGGTCAATCCTGACGATTATTTCTCGCCCTGGCACAACTGGCTGCACCTATCGAGTAACCGCATAAAAAACGAGGAAAGTGACATTGTGATTGGTCGCATTGAACACATAATTGAGTCCGTATTATCAGGGCTGATGCAGGACTTCGGAGAGTGGGCGCTGCACCATATCGCGCCGGTTGCACTTCTAATTTGCGCGGTGTCGTTCCTCGGCATTATTGTAGGCATGGTAAAGCCGCGGAGATGGGCGTTTTACAGTGGTCTGATTGCGACAATTGGATATCGCATGGGGTGGTCATCTTGA
- a CDS encoding transposase, which yields MYILQPSLFSFEDWLEIDSSDRLPLFFAVLDLQPYASKLRKQSPQGAKPMNREAILRALLAAPLEGISTFTRLHERLARDIRFRYQCGFRIDEAAPSVSTLSRVFSAVVELGLAEKLFIDLVSQCKEASIINGRHLAVDSAAVKSYEKKQPKSKSQETGNANWGAKYDTFGNKLAWFGYKFHLAVDTASELPVALDVTPANVFDGEMAAPLLEHVVTTHGWKIDFVMMDAGYDQVKNYETVRQYGAQAIIAMNKRGEKEPPEGIASDGTPRCTMGYDMVYWGADGDRLKFRCPHAVGKVDCPLGIATCSESNYGMVVKKRITEDIRRYCAPHRGTQNWKLLYNERTAVERCNARLKTNLTANDVHVRGIRKVKTHMFLNAIVLLASALAVNHIERHKKTA from the coding sequence TTGTATATTCTCCAACCATCGCTCTTTTCCTTTGAAGACTGGCTAGAAATTGACTCCAGCGATCGTCTGCCCTTGTTCTTCGCTGTCTTGGATTTACAACCCTATGCTTCGAAATTGAGAAAACAGTCACCCCAAGGCGCGAAACCTATGAATCGTGAAGCGATTCTGCGCGCACTGCTGGCTGCTCCGCTTGAAGGAATCTCAACGTTCACAAGGCTTCATGAACGGTTGGCGCGAGATATACGCTTTCGCTACCAGTGTGGGTTTCGAATCGACGAAGCAGCCCCGTCGGTCTCCACACTGAGTCGCGTGTTTTCAGCCGTTGTTGAGTTGGGTCTCGCTGAGAAGCTCTTCATTGACCTGGTCAGTCAATGTAAAGAAGCGAGCATCATCAACGGACGCCATTTGGCTGTGGACAGTGCCGCCGTGAAGTCCTACGAGAAAAAACAACCTAAGTCCAAGAGCCAGGAAACGGGCAATGCCAACTGGGGCGCAAAATACGATACCTTTGGCAACAAGCTTGCTTGGTTCGGATACAAATTCCACTTGGCTGTGGATACCGCGAGTGAACTGCCAGTTGCTTTGGATGTCACACCAGCGAACGTCTTTGATGGTGAGATGGCGGCACCATTGCTGGAACACGTCGTGACGACGCACGGTTGGAAAATCGACTTTGTCATGATGGATGCTGGATATGATCAAGTCAAAAACTATGAAACGGTTCGTCAATATGGTGCACAGGCAATTATCGCGATGAACAAGCGCGGTGAAAAAGAACCGCCTGAAGGAATCGCATCGGACGGGACGCCGCGTTGCACGATGGGATATGACATGGTGTATTGGGGTGCGGACGGTGACCGACTAAAGTTTCGCTGCCCGCACGCGGTTGGGAAGGTAGATTGTCCGCTTGGAATCGCGACATGTTCCGAATCCAACTACGGTATGGTGGTCAAAAAGCGGATCACAGAAGATATTCGGCGTTACTGCGCACCACACCGAGGCACGCAGAATTGGAAGCTGTTATACAACGAGCGAACTGCTGTAGAGCGTTGTAACGCAAGGCTTAAGACGAATTTGACGGCGAACGACGTCCATGTCCGAGGCATCCGAAAAGTAAAGACACACATGTTCCTCAACGCGATCGTGTTACTTGCATCGGCACTAGCTGTGAACCATATCGAACGACACAAGAAGACTGCATAA
- a CDS encoding helix-turn-helix transcriptional regulator — MSNTMDMGTNKQSRLKSFLEERGIKQKWLSEKAGITQGWLSKIVNGSEPKVMDAQKIARALGTTVDELWPLEEEGEQ; from the coding sequence ATGTCGAATACGATGGATATGGGTACGAACAAGCAATCACGATTGAAGTCATTCTTAGAGGAACGGGGAATAAAACAGAAGTGGCTTTCTGAAAAGGCTGGGATTACTCAAGGTTGGTTGAGTAAAATCGTCAATGGATCGGAGCCTAAAGTTATGGACGCCCAAAAGATCGCACGGGCACTTGGTACTACAGTGGATGAGTTGTGGCCTTTGGAGGAGGAGGGCGAACAATGA